From the Homo sapiens chromosome 1, GRCh38.p14 Primary Assembly genome, one window contains:
- the PARS2 gene encoding probable proline--tRNA ligase, mitochondrial precursor, protein MEGLLTRCRALPALATCSRQLSGYVPCRFHHCAPRRGRRLLLSRVFQPQNLREDRVLSLQDKSDDLTCKSQRLMLQVGLIYPASPGCYHLLPYTVRAMEKLVRVIDQEMQAIGGQKVNMPSLSPAELWQATNRWDLMGKELLRLRDRHGKEYCLGPTHEEAITALIASQKKLSYKQLPFLLYQVTRKFRDEPRPRFGLLRGREFYMKDMYTFDSSPEAAQQTYSLVCDAYCSLFNKLGLPFVKVQADVGTIGGTVSHEFQLPVDIGEDRLAICPRCSFSANMETLDLSQMNCPACQGPLTKTKGIEVGHTFYLGTKYSSIFNAQFTNVCGKPTLAEMGCYGLGVTRILAAAIEVLSTEDCVRWPSLLAPYQACLIPPKKGSKEQAASELIGQLYDHITEAVPQLHGEVLLDDRTHLTIGNRLKDANKFGYPFVIIAGKRALEDPAHFEVWCQNTGEVAFLTKDGVMDLLTPVQTV, encoded by the coding sequence ATGGAAGGGCTGCTGACAAGATGCAGAGCATTGCCCGCCCTGGCCACCTGCAGCCGCCAGCTCTCTGGGTATGTTCCTTGCAGGTTTCACCACTGTGCCCCAAGAAGAGGGCGGCGCCTGCTGCTGTCTcgtgtgttccagccacagaacCTTCGGGAAGACCGGGTGCTCTCCCTGCAGGACAAATCTGATGACCTGACCTGTAAGAGCCAGCGGCTGATGCTGCAGGTGGGCCTGATCTACCCAGCAAGCCCCGGCTGTTACCACCTCCTGCCATATACCGTCCGTGCCATGGAGAAGCTCGTGCGAGTGATAGACCAGGAGATGCAGGCCATCGGGGGCCAGAAAGTCAACATGCCCAGCCTCAGCCCGGCAGAGCTCTGGCAAGCCACCAACCGGTGGGACTTGATGGGCAAAGAGCTGCTAAGACTTAGAGACAGGCATGGCAAGGAATACTGCTTAGGACCAACTCACGAGGAAGCCATTACGGCCTTAATTGCCTCCCAGAAGAAACTGTCCTACAAGCAGCTTCCCTTCCTGCTGTACCAAGTGACAAGGAAGTTTCGGGATGAGCCCAGGCCCCGCTTTGGTCTTCTCCGTGGCCGAGAGTTTTACATGAAGGATATGTACACCTTTGACTCCTCCCCAGAGGCTGCCCAGCAGACCTACAGCCTGGTGTGTGATGCCTACTGCAGCCTGTTCAACAAGCTAGGGCTGCCATTTGTCAAGGTCCAGGCCGATGTGGGCACCATCgggggcacagtgtctcatgagTTCCAGCTCCCAGTGGATATTGGAGAGGACCGGCTTGCCATCTGTCCCCGCTGCAGCTTCTCAGCCAACATGGAGACACTAGACTTGTCACAAATGAACTGCCCTGCTTGCCAGGGCCCATTGACTAAAACCAAAGGCATTGAGGTGGGGCACACATTTTACCTGGGTACCAAGTACTCATCCATTTTCAATGCCCAGTTTACCAATGTCTGTGGCAAACCAACCCTGGCTGAAATGGGGTGCTATGGCTTGGGTGTGACACGGATCTTGGCTGCTGCCATTGAAGTCCTCTCTACAGAAGACTGTGTCCGCTGGCCCAGCCTACTGGCCCCTTACCAAGCCTGCCTCATCCCCCCTAAGAAGGGCAGTAAGGAGCAGGCGGCCTCCGAGCTCATAGGGCAGCTGTACGACCACATCACAGAGGCAGTGCCTCAGCTTCACGGGGAGGTGCTCCTGGACGACAGGACCCATCTGACCATCGGAAACAGACTGAAAGATGCCAACAAGTTTGGCTACCCCTTTGTGATAATCGCTGGCAAGAGGGCCCTGGAGGACCCTGCACATTTTGAGGTTTGGTGTCAGAACACTGGTGAGGTGGCCTTCCTCACCAAAGATGGAGTCATGGATTTACTGACCCCAGTGCAGACTGTCTAA